In Virgibacillus sp. NKC19-16, a single genomic region encodes these proteins:
- the hemC gene encoding hydroxymethylbilane synthase, with product MRKIVIGSRKSNLALTQTEWVIDQLKQAGLQNEFEVRKISTKGDQILDVTLSKVGGKGLFVKEIEQAMYNKEIDFAVHSMKDMPSEMPEGLMITTIPVREDHRDAYIAKNNVALKDLPAGAIVGTSSLRRQAQIAAARPDVMIKWIRGNIETRLRKLEEEDFDAIILAVSGLKRVGLSEELITEYLEPDVCVPAVGQGALAIECREDDHELHQLLARINDEHTTRTVTAERTFLHLLEGGCQVPIGGYAYLEGKNIILNALVGTPDGKTLLKEEVRGTDPKAVGEEAANKLINQGGKEIIDQVKEELDQ from the coding sequence ATGCGTAAGATCGTCATTGGATCAAGAAAAAGTAACCTAGCCTTAACACAGACGGAATGGGTAATCGATCAACTAAAGCAAGCTGGACTACAGAATGAATTTGAAGTAAGAAAAATCAGCACAAAAGGTGATCAAATTCTGGATGTTACATTATCAAAAGTAGGTGGCAAGGGTCTGTTTGTGAAAGAAATTGAACAAGCTATGTATAATAAAGAGATTGATTTCGCTGTACATAGTATGAAAGATATGCCATCTGAAATGCCGGAGGGGTTGATGATCACTACCATTCCCGTAAGAGAGGATCATCGTGATGCATATATCGCAAAAAATAATGTTGCATTAAAAGATTTACCTGCTGGAGCAATTGTTGGGACTAGTAGTCTGCGTCGGCAAGCTCAGATTGCAGCAGCAAGACCTGATGTTATGATCAAGTGGATTCGTGGAAATATTGAAACACGTTTGAGGAAATTAGAGGAAGAGGATTTTGATGCGATTATTCTAGCTGTATCCGGATTAAAGCGTGTCGGATTGAGTGAAGAACTCATAACAGAATACCTTGAACCGGATGTTTGTGTTCCAGCTGTTGGGCAAGGTGCATTAGCCATAGAATGCCGCGAAGATGACCATGAGTTGCATCAATTACTGGCTAGGATCAATGATGAACATACAACTAGAACTGTCACAGCGGAAAGAACGTTCCTGCACCTACTTGAAGGTGGTTGTCAGGTGCCCATTGGTGGTTACGCTTATTTAGAAGGTAAGAATATTATTTTAAATGCATTGGTAGGTACACCGGATGGGAAGACGTTGCTTAAAGAAGAGGTTCGTGGTACAGATCCAAAAGC